The Candidatus Micrarchaeia archaeon region AGTTTCGGAAAAATGCCCCAAGTGCGGCAAGAAAGCCGAGTTCAAAAGGCGGATTTCGATAGTGGATTCGCCTGGCCACGAGACTTTGATGACCACCGCTATTTCCGCCTCGAGCATAATAGACGGATGCATATTCCTCATCGCCGCCAATGAACCATGCCCCCAGCCCCAGACCGCTGAGCATCTGATGATTCTCAACGCTACCGGAACAAAGAACGTCATTGTAGTACAGACAAAAGTTGACCTGGTTTCCAAAGCCCGCGCATTGGAGCACAGGGCCGAAATCGAGAATGCGCTCAAAGGCTCGGTCGCAGAGGGCGCGCCGATAATACCTATAATAGCCACCCACAGCGTGAATGTGGACGCACTTCTCGAAGCGATTCAGGAAAAGATTCCGACTCCCAAGCGCGATACGACCGCCCCTCCAAGATTGTACGTTTCCCGCTCGTTCGACGTGAACAAGCCAGGAACCGACATCCCGAAAATAAAAGGCGGGGTTTTCGGAGGCTCGCTCACCCAGGGCGTGCTCAAGCTCGGGGATGAGGTTGAGCTCAGGCCGGGAATACAGAAAAAGGACAAATCCCCTTACGAGCCGATAAAATTCAAAATCACCGCTTTGCGCTCTGAAACAGACGCTTTGGAGCAGGCGGCTCCCGGAGGATTGATTGCGCTCGGGAGCCCGCTCGACCCTTCGATAACGAAATCAGACACGCTTGTGGGCTCGGTCGTAGGGCTTCCCGGAAAGCTCCCTGAAGTTTCCGATACCATAAACGTGAAGTATTCCCTATTGGACAGGAAAGACATAGACAATGTGCCGCTCAAGCAGAACGAGCCCATAGTGGTGAACGTGCAGACCGCAACAGCCATCGGAGTAATAGCAAACCTTGCGAAAGGAATTGCAACCATCAAATTGAAAAGGCCCCTCTGCGTTGACAAGGGGAGCAAGGTCGCGCTTTCCAGGAAAATAGGGCAGAGATGGAGATTGAGCGGATG contains the following coding sequences:
- a CDS encoding translation initiation factor IF-2 subunit gamma encodes the protein MQAELNIGMLGHVDHGKTTLTKALTNKWTALHSEELKRGISIRLGYADFSIYYCKDCSEYSVSEKCPKCGKKAEFKRRISIVDSPGHETLMTTAISASSIIDGCIFLIAANEPCPQPQTAEHLMILNATGTKNVIVVQTKVDLVSKARALEHRAEIENALKGSVAEGAPIIPIIATHSVNVDALLEAIQEKIPTPKRDTTAPPRLYVSRSFDVNKPGTDIPKIKGGVFGGSLTQGVLKLGDEVELRPGIQKKDKSPYEPIKFKITALRSETDALEQAAPGGLIALGSPLDPSITKSDTLVGSVVGLPGKLPEVSDTINVKYSLLDRKDIDNVPLKQNEPIVVNVQTATAIGVIANLAKGIATIKLKRPLCVDKGSKVALSRKIGQRWRLSGWGSIN